The window TGAGACAGGCTTGGTCACCGGCACCGGCGGCAAGTCCAACTGGCCATCGGGCGAATCATGAACGGGTTGCGCCAGATCCCACTCGGGCTCAATGGCCTGGGGCGTGAGGGCCTGCTGTCGTTCGCGCAAAGCCTGCTGACCCAAAGCCAAGTCTTCTTCGATCTCGCGCTTTTCATGCCGCGACTGGATCAAGGCGTCAAGGCGACCCCCGATTTTTTCAGCCAACTGACCCCAGGAAAAACGGAAAACCATGGCCACACCCACCAAGGCCAGCACAATGCACAACAGGGCCGAGCCATTGAAGCCCAGGCCGCGCACGGCAGCCGTGCCCACCAGATACCCCAACACCCCACCGCTGTGCCCAGGCAAGGCCGATTCAAGCCGGTACAGGCGTGTCCACTCCAGTCCGCAGCTGGCCATCAGCAACACCGCCAGGCCCAGCCAGAATACCCACAAACTGCGCTGCCAGAAGGGCTCGTCCACCGTGTCTTGCGGGCCAGCGCCACGCAACCACCGGGCGAAAGACACCAACCAGACCCGCAAACCCGCCGCCACACACCACCAGGCAGAAAAGCCCATCAGGAAATACGCCAGATCCGAAATCAACGCACCCCAGCGACCCGCCCCATTGCGCACCAACTCCCCGCTGCCCGAGGTAGACCAGGCCGAATCTTGCGGGTGGTAGCTCCACAGGGCCACCGTCACAAACAAAAGCAGCCCAGCCCCCAGCAGCAAGAGGATTTCTTGGGCAAAACGTGACCACAGCGTGGGGGGCGCTGCCGGCGCAGGGGCAGCGCCATCTCGGGTCAGGGTGTTCAGTGAGTAAGTCATAAATCAGGTGTCAAGCTTACCCGATCAAGGCCTCATCAGGGGGCCATGGCCGTTCCCCCACCTGCGGGGGCATTGGCTATCCACAAGCCTTGTGGTCGAGCCGCACATAGCCCCCACAAAGTCTCTTTAAAGCCCCACCAAAGCCATGGTGCCCGCTCAGTTTGGGGTGTTTCTTACAATGGCGTTTGTTGGAAGTATTTTTCCGCGCCCCTTTGTCTTTTCTACCGGATGGCCCTTTTCATGTCGACCCCCACACAACACGCACAAGTCCTGATCCTGGGTTCTGGCCCCGCCGGCTACACCGCCGCCGTTTACGCCGCCCGCGCCAACCTCAAACCCCTGTTGATCACAGGCATGGCCCAAGGCGGCCAGCTCATGACGACCACCGAAGTGGACAACTGGCCCGCCGACGTGCACGGCGTGCAAGGCCCAGACCTGATGCAACGCTTTCAGGAGCATGCCGAGCGCTTCAACACCCAAATCATCTTTGACCACATCCACACCGTCAAACTGGAGCAGCGCCCCTTCACACTGATCGGCGACAGCGGCACCTACACCTGCGACAGCCTGATCATCGCCACAGGCGCATCGGCCAAATACCTGGGCCTGCCTTCTGAGACCGCCTTCATGGGCCGCGGCGTGAGCGGCTGCGCCACCTGCGACGGCTTTTTCTACCGAGACCAGGTCTGCTGCGTGGTGGGCGGCGGCAACACTGCCGTCGAAGAAGCCCTGTACCTGTCCAACATCGCCAGCAAGGTCTATTTGGTCCACCGCCGCGACAAGTTCAAGGCCGAGCCCATCTTGGTGGACAAACTGATGGACAAGGTCGCTGCAGGCAAGATCGAACTCAAAACCTTCCAGACGCTGGAAGAAGTCCTGGGCGACGCCTCCGGCGTGACCGGCATTCGCCTGAAAAGCACCAAAGACGGCTCTCTGCACGATGTCGAACTCAAGGGCTGCTTCATCGCCATCGGCCACGCCCCCAACACCGACATCTTCCAGGGTCAACTGGCACTGGAAAACGGCTACATCGTGACCCAAAGCGGCTTGAAGGGTTTTGCCACCCAGACCTCGGTGCCCGGCGTTTTCGCTGCAGGTGACGTGCAAGACCACGTTTACCGCCAAGCCATCACCAGCGCGGGCACCGGCTGCATGGCCGCGCTCGATGCGCAACGTTTTCTGGAACAGCACAACGGGTGAAGACGAAATGCCGAAGTCGGCGTCCAAGTTGCTGTCATTGTGACAACGAATCTCGGCAAAGGCGTTGAGGGTGTCTGCCGGGGTGATGTGGCAAAGCGAAGCGCCTCTGAACCCCGGCAGACACCCTCAACGCCTCACCACAACGCCCCAAACCACCCTCAATCCGTCACAAAGACAATCCAAATAGCCCAAGCCCCCGCTTTCTGGCTATAATTCAAGGCTTTGCTGGAACTGCCCGGGTTTTCATTCGGGGTCACAGAGCCAGCGATCTGGGATACCGCCACCCATCTTGGCGAGGTGAGGCTGGAGCGCCAGGCCCCGTGCACATCTGCACGAGACCCATCGGCACCGGCTGTTTAAAAAGTATCGGAGTGTCCACATGGCACGCGTTTGCGACGTAACGGGCAAAGGCCCAATGACCGGGAACAACGTTTCCCACGCCAACAACAAAACCAAGCGCCGGTTCCTGCCGAACCTGCAATATCGTCGATTCTGGGTTGAAACAGAAAACCGTTGGGTGCGTCTGCGCGTCTCCAGCGCTGCTCTGCGCCTGATCGACAAAAACGGCATCGATGCCGTGCTCGCAGACCTGCGTGCACGCGGTCAAGCCTAAACCCAGAACATTAGGAGTCATACACCATGGCAACCAAAGGCGGACGCGAAAAAATCAAGCTGGAATCCACAGCTGGCACTGGTCACTTCTACACGACCAGCAAAAACAAGAAAACCATGCCCGAGAAAATGTCGATCATGAAGTTCGACCCCAAAGCTCGCAAGCACGTTGAGTACAAGGAAATCAAGCTGAAGTAATTCGGCCTGATCCCCTCGCAAAAAACCCGCCTCTGGCGGGTTTTTTCATGGGAAAAAGCACTGCATTGCATGGCAACACCAGCCCCGAGAGCACCGACCTAACAAGGCCTCACTGAAGGGCCCAGACCGCAGATCTAGCGGCGCAATGGGTTCGCAACCCTCCACACCGCCATCGAAACACCGTGCCCCAAAAGCAAACAGGGCCCGAAGGCCCTGTGTGTATGGCTGCTGAAAAAGATCAGGCAGTTTGGCGCACAGCCCGCAGCTTGACCGAGAAGTCGCGCAATGCGGCAATGCCACTTTCTTCGGCACGGCGACACCAGGCCTGCAGGTCGGCGGCCAGTTGCTCGCGGGAGTGTGAGGTGTTGAGCCAGATCTGGCTCAGCTCTTCACGCATTTGCACCATCTTGTCGAGCACTGGGCTGGCATCGCGGGCTTGCTTGAGCTGGGCTTGCGCAGCGGCTGGCACTTTGGCCGCATCGCGGTGCAACCAACGCTGAGCCGCTTGCAACACGCTGGCGTCCAGCTTGAGCTTGCCAGCTTCTTGCTGCATCACGGCTTTGACGTTGCGTGCATAACCCGCCATCACTTCGTAGCGGTTGGCGATCAGGGCTTCCAAGGTCTTCTCGTCGGCCACCGGGCGAATGTCGCCATAAGCCAGGCGGGGCGGTGTCTTTTTGACGGTGGCCAGACCAACGGTTTCGAGCATGCGGATGTAAAGCCAGCCGATGTCGAACTCGTAAGGCTTGACCGACAACTTGGCCGATGTGGGGTAGGTGTGGTGGTTGTTGTGCAACTCTTCGCCACCGATCAGGATGCCCCAGGGCGAGATGTTGGTGCTGGCGTCGTGCGCCTCAAAGTTGCGGTACCCCCAGTAGTGGGCCGCACCGTTGATGATGCCAGCCGCCGTGATCGGGATCCAAGCCATTTGCACAGCCCAGACGGTCAGGCCAATGAAGCCGAACAAGGCCACGTCGATGATCAGCATCAGGGCCACGCCTTGCCAGGAAAAGCGGGTGTACAGATTGCGCTCGATCCAGTCGTCGGGCGTGCCGTGGCCGAAACGCTTCATGGTCTCGAGGTTTTTGGACTCTTTGCGGTACAGCTCAGCGCCTGTGAACAACACGGTTTTGATGCCGTGCACATGGGGGCTGTGCGGGTCTTCGGCTTGCTCGCACTTGGCGTGGTGCTTGCGGTGAATGGCCGCCCACTCTTTGGTCACCTGGCCGGTGGTCAACCACAGCCAGAAACGGAAGAAGTGCGAAGGAATGGCGTGCAGGTCCAAAGCGCGGTGCGCCTGGTGACGGTGCAAGAATATGGTGACGCTGGCAATGGTGATGTGGGTCAAGCCCAAGGTGATCAACACCATCTGCCACCAAGAGAAATCGAACAGGCCATGGCCCATCCAATGAACCACGGCATCCAAAAAAGCCCAATCAGGCAACAACATGAGTCTGTCTTTCTACTGGCACCTGAATTCAGGCAATCCGTCAATTTTAAGTTTGCCGCCCCAAAAAGGACAGCGTTTTCGGCCGACTTCGGCCGATAAGGGTTTTAAAGTATTACTTTTTAACCCAGGCTGCGGCAAAAAAACCATCCGTGGCATGGCGATGGGGCCACAGCCTCAGGAATGTGCCCGCTGGCGGAGCATCGGGGCGGGCATCGCCCGATGGGGCCGGTGAGCACAAACTGGCTGCGTGGGGCACTTTGAGCCTGTCGAGCTCTTGTGCCACGTTCAAAGGGACAAAGTCCGGGTTGGCGGCGCTGAAGGCTTGCGCGATCAACTCGTTTTCTTCGGGCAAGACGCTGCAGGTGGCATAGACCAAACGGCCGCCCGACTTGACCATGCGCGAGGCGCTTTGCAGGATGGCTTGCTGCTTTTCGGTCAACTCTTGCACAGCTTGGGGCTTTTGCCGCCATTTCAAGTCGGGGTTGCGCCGCAAAGTGCCCAAGCCTGAGCAAGGGGCGTCGACCAGAACGCGGTCGATCTTGCCTGACAAGCGCTTGACGCGGTCATCGCGCTCGTGCGCAATGGCGGCCGGGTGCACGTTCGACAAGCCACTGCGGGCCATGCGGGGTTTGAGGGCATCGAGGCGGTGGCCCGACACGTCAAACGCGTACAAACGGCCCGTGCTGCGCATGGCCGCGCCCAGCGCCAGCGTTTTGCCGCCCGCGCCCGCGCAAAAGTCCACCACCATCTCGCCCCGGTGCGCGTCCACCAGCAAGGCCAACAGCTGCGAGCCTTCGTCTTGCACCTCGATCGCACCCCGAGTGAAGGCTTCTGTCTTTTGCAAGGCGGGTTTGCCTTGCAGGCGCAAACCCCAAGGCGAATAAGGCGTGGCCTCAGAGGCAATGCCCGCTTGCGCCAACTCTTTTTGGATGTCGCTGCGTTTGGCGTTGAGCATGTTCACGCGCAGATCCAGCGTGCCGGGCTGCTGCAAATGCTCGGCCAAGTCCCAGAAATCTTCACCCAATTGGGATTGCAGGGCTTGCGCCATCCACTCGGGCAGGTTGTGGCGGTGTGGGGCCATCAGGGCGTCGGGCGGAATGGCGTCGCAGGTCGCCAGCCATTTTTTCTCGGTGTCGTTGAGCGCAGAGGCCAAAAAATCGCGCGGGCCAAAAAAGCCCAAAATCGCCAGCTTGCGCTCTTTGGCGCCCGAGCCCGAGCGGGCCAACTGCTCAAACAGCAGCTTTTTGCGCAAGACGGCAAAGGCGGTTTCGGCCAAGGTGGCGCGTTCGCGGGGGCCCAAAGAGCGGTGTTCGCGGAAATAGCGCGACACCACGGCGTCGGCAGGATGTTCAAATTGGAGGACCAGCCTGACCAGATCGGCACAGGCGTCTAAAAGGGCTTTTGGATGCATAGGACTGCATTGTCCCATCCCCAACCCTTGGTCCGACACACATCACAGGAAAGACATGTCAGAACCACTGCCACCGATGATCGAAACGCCCAAAGGCCTGTACCGCCATTACAAAGGCGGCCAATACCGTGTGCTGGGCACCGTGCGCCACAGCGAAGACCTGCAACCCATGACGCTGTACCAGGCGCTCTATGGTGAACAGGGTCTGTGGGTAAGGCCTGCGGCCATGTTTGCCGATGTGGCCGAATTCAATGGAAAAGTTCAGCCCCGATTTGAACGCATTGGCGATTGAGCCAAATACTCAGCGACTGCTTGCGGGTAAATCAAGTGCTCCTGGGTGAGCACCCGCGCTGCCAGTGACTTAGCCGTGTCATGCGGCAGCACCGGCACCACGGCCTGCGCCAAGATGGCGCCATGGTCGAGCTCGGCCGTCACCTGGTGCACCGTGGCCCCGGCAAAGCGGCATCCGGCATCGATCGCCCGCTGGTGCGTGTTCAGCCCCGCAAAGGCGGGCAACAAGGACGGGTGGATGTTGAGCAAACGCCCGGCGTAGTGCGCCACAAAGCCAGGCGTCAGGATGCGCATGAAGCCCGCCAACACCACCAAATCGGGCGTGTAGCGGTCGATTTCGGTCATCAGGGCCGCATCAAACGCTTCGCGACTGGCAAAGGTCTTGTGGTCCAGCACCTGCGTCGCAATACCGTGGTCACGGGCAAAAGCCAGACCTTGGGCATCTGCCCGGTTGCTCAGCACGGCGGCCACCCGGGCGTTCAAGCGTTGGTCCCAACGCCCCTGCTCTGCCGCACGCACGATGGCGGCCATGTTGGAGCCCGAGCCCGAAATCAGAATGACGATGTTTCTCATGAAGGGCCGGATTATCCCTGCTCACTGAAAGTCTCTTGGCTTTTGTCGCCCCAAGGACAAGCCGAATCGGTCTGCGCGTGATAAAAAGCACGGTCGTTTGATTTTGAGAGAAAACCCCATGGATTTGGCATTCACCCCCGACGAACTCGCGTTCCGCGACGAGATCCGCACCTGGGTCAAGGACAACTTGCCCGCCGACATTTCCCAAAAAGTGCATGCCGCCATGCGCCTGACGCGCGAAGACATGCAGCGCTGGGCCAAGATTTTGGGCAAAAAAGGCTGGCTGGGCTGGGGTTGGCCCACGCAGTTTGGAGGCCCCGGTTGGACCGCGGTGCAAAAACACCTGTTCGAAGAAGAATGCGCCCTGGCCGGCGCCCCCCGCGTGGTGCCCTTTGGCCCGGTGATGGTGGCCCCGGTGATCATGGCCTTTGGCAACGCCGAGCAGCAGCAGCGCTTTTTGCCCGGCATCGCCAGCGGCGAAGTCTGGTGGAGCCAGGGCTACAGCGAGCCAGGCTCTGGCTCGGACTTGGCGTCGCTCAAAACCCGCGCCGAGCGCGTGGGCGACAAATACATCGTGAATGGCCAGAAAACCTGGACCACCCTGGGCCAATACGGCGAGTGGATTTTCTGCCTGGTGCGCACCAGCAACGAGGGCAAGCCACAAACCGGCATCTCTTTCCTCTTGATCGACATGAAGTCGCCCGGCATCACCGTGCGCCCCATCAAGCTGCTGGACGGCGAGTGCGAAGTCAACGAGGTTTGGTTTGACAACGTCGAAGTGCCCGCCGAAAACCTGATTGGCGAAGAAAACAAGGGCTGGAACTACGCCAAGCACCTGCTGGCCCATGAGCGCACCAACATCGCCGACGTGAACCGCGCCAAGCGCGAACTCGAGCGCTTGAAGCGCATCGCCAAAGCCGAAGGCGTGTACGACGACATGCGTTTCCGCGACGAAATCGCCAAGCTCGAAGTGGACATCGTCGCCCTCGAAATGCTGGTGCTGCGTGTTTTGTCGGCCGAAAAGTCCGGCAAGAACTCGCTCGACATTGCGGGCCTCTTGAAGATCAAAGGCAGCGAGATCCAGCAGCGCTACACCGAGTTGATGATGCAAGCCGCAGGCCCCTTTGCCCTGCCCTTCATCTTCGAAGCCATGGACGCAGGCTGGCAAGGCAATTTCCCTGGCGGTGTGGTGGCCAACGCGCCCCTGGCCGCCAACTACTTCAACATGCGCAAGACCACCATTTACGGCGGCAGCAACGAAGTGCAACGCAACATCGTCGCTCAGACAGTTCTGGGTTAAGGAGACACACATGGATTTCGATTTTTCTGACGACCAAGAACAACTGCGCGACGCGGTGCGCAAATGGGTGGACAAGGGCTATGACTTTGACCGCCGCCGCGCCATCGTCGCTGCGGGCGGTTTCGACCGCGCCGCTTATGGCGAAATGGCCGAGCTGGGCCTGACGGGCCTTTACGTGAGCGAAGAGCACGGCGGTATGGGCATGGGCCCGACCGAAGCCATGGTCACCATGGAAGAACTCGGCCGCGGCATCGTGCTCGAGCCTCTGACCCAGACCCTGATCTGCAGCGCCACGCTGCAAACACACGCCCCGGCAGCCCTGCAAGCCGCATGGTTGCCCCGCATGGCCGCAGGCGAGGCCATCGTGGTGCTGGCGCAGCAAGAACGCGGTGCCCGTTACCAACTGAACCGCTGCGCCGCACAGGCCAGCGAGTCTGGCGGCGCATGGACCGTGAGCGGCACCAAGAGCGTGGTGGCCATTGGCGACCAAGCCGACGCTTTTATGGTGCCCGCCACGGTGAACGGTCAAATTGCTTTGTTTTTGGTCGAGCGCAGCGCCAGCGGCGTGAGCACCCAGGCTTACGGCACACAAGACGGCTCACGCGCCGCTGAAGTGGTGATGCAACAAGCCCCGGCCCAACTGATCACCCTGAATGGTTTGACCGCATTGGAAGAGGCCGTGGACATCGGCATTGTTTGCACCTGCGCCGAAGCCGTGGGCGTGATGGACAAGACCATGGCCATCACCGTGGACTACATGAACACGCGTAAACAGTTCGGCGTGAACATCGCCAGCTTCCAAGCCCTGCGCCACCGCGTGGCCGACATGAAGATGCAGCTGGAGTTGGGCCGCTCGATGAGCTATTACGCCACTCTCAAGCTGCACGCCCCTGCCGACGAACGCCGCCGCGCCTTGGCCCGTGCCAAGTACCAGCTGGGCGTGTCCATGCGCTTCATCGGCCAGCAGGCTGTGCAGTTGCATGGCGGCATTGCCGTCACCGACGAGTACATCGCCAGCCACTACTTCAAGAAATTGACGCAGCTGGACATGACCTTTGGCGACACCCTGCACCAGTTGGGCGAAGTGTCGGCCCGCATGCAAGAGACGGCGGGCGTTTTCGCCTGAAGAGAAACAGGAACCCGAGCAAGACGGGACGGCGGCGCGGGACGGGCGATGTGGCAAAGCGAAGCGCCTCTGAGCCTGAAACGCGCTGCTCTCTCGTCTTGCGGCTCTTCACCAAAATCGCCTGAATGAGCAGCCCAACAAGAAGGCCCCGAAAGGGGCCTTTTTTGATGCTCACTCCGCCTCACGCACCCGCAAAAAAGACGCAAAACGCGGCAGGCCCGAAGGCGTGCGATCGCGGTAGCGGTAAGTGACCCACGCCCCCAAGGGCGGCGGGTTGCGGCGCTGGGCATCGCTCAGACCCGAGCCCAAGGCAAATCGCTGGCCCGAGGGCGTTTGCACCAGCAAAGCCCCGGTCATGCCCAGCAAACGGCCCTTGCCCGGCTGGTGGCCCACCACCAGAGCCTCTTCGTCCAACTCGGGTTTCAACTTAAACAGTGCATCCGTGCGGCCCGGCTGCCACAGGGCATCGGCACGGTGCAGCATCAGCCCCTCGCCGCCTTGGCGCACCGTCTCCTGCAACCAAGCCTGCAAAGCACGGTTGTCCTTCACCTCGCGCTGCTCAACCGGCATCAACCAAGGCTGCTGCGCTTGCGCCAGCGTGGATTGCACAAAAACCATACGCTGCGCAAACGGTACGGCATGACCGGGGGCGTCAAACACCAGGTACTTCACCGCCCGCCAAGCCTCGTCGTCGGGCTCGGCTTGGCGCACCACGCCAGACAGCTGGTCAAAAGCCCCCCGCACCATCCACAACTCGCCGTCGAGCGCCACCCGGGGCAGAGCTGACAAAAACCAAGCCGGGGCCGCGATGGCGCGGCCACTTCGAAAGCGCAAAACGCGCCCATCCCAAACGGCCCGCACGCCATCGAATTTCTCACTCACCCCAAAACCTTGTGGAGATCGGCCAGCGGGCCAGGGCATGGCCAGCTGAACGCCGCTGTGCCCATCGGAGTCCACAGGCTGCACGACCTGAGCGCCAACACGTGGCATCAGCCAAGGCGACAAAAGCAGCGCCGACAAACTGGCGCGTCGGCTCAGGCTTGGGGTGGTGGCAAGCTGTTGGCGCAAGGCCAAGGGTGGGTGAGGCATGGCGGGTCTCCCTGATGGTCCCATCAACCGACGCATGCCTTGAAAGCATGGCGGCGTGGGTTCTTTTGTTTTCAGGGATGGATGATGCGGCGCTTTGTTGGGCAGCGCAAGCGGCGTCGCGCGGCTGCCCGCTCAGGCCATCAAACGCGAGCTCTTGGGCACATGGGCCATCAAAAACGCCATCTGGTCACTCAGAATGCGGCGGTTGCGCAAGATGAAGTCTTCCCACAGGCTGGGTACATAGGGCGCGTAGAGCAGCGGCATGTTGGCTTGCTCTGGCGTTCGGCTGCTTTTGCGGTGGTTGCAGGAGCGGCAGGCGGTGACCACGTTCATCCAATGGTCAGGCCCTTTTTGACTCACGGGAACAATGTGCTCACGGGTGAGCACCGATTCGTGAAAATGCCCGCCGCAATACGCGCAGACGTTGCGGTCGCGCACAAACAATTTGGGGTTGGTCAAGCCCGAAACCAGGTCAAACGGGTTGATGCGGGGCACGCCCTGGGTGCCGATGATGCTGTTGACGGTGATGATGGATTGCTGGCCGGTGAGCGCGTTGTGCCCCCCATGGAACACGGCCACTTGCTGGCCCGCTTCCCAGCGCACCTCGTCGGCCGCGTAATGGGTGACGGCTTGCTCCAACGTGATCCACGATTGCGGCAGGCCTTGGGCCGAGAGTTTCAAAACCTTCACAGACGCCTCCATCCAACAGTTTAAAAAACCACTGACACGAAAAGTTCCGTCTCGATCCTGCTGGGTGCGGATGGTGCCGCGGCCAAAAGGATCGGGCTCAGTCACAATATACCCTCTTACATTGACAAATCCGTGAAAGCTGGCGCCTGGCCCAGCGCACCGGCAGGACATGAGCAGCGACATGAAGGTTTTCCGAGGCTTCCACCACCCCGACTTGGCCCCCGCTTGCGCCCTGACGATTGGCAACTTCGACGGCGTGCACCGGGGTCACCAGGCCATGCTGGCGCTGTTGCGCAGCGAAGCGGCGCACCGCGGCGTGCCCAGTTGCGTGATGACCTTCGAGCCGCACCCGCGCGACTACTTTGCCAAGGCCTTGAACAAACCCGACTTGGCCCCGGCCCGCATCGCCACGCTGCGCGACAAGCTGCAGGAACTCGAGCGCTGCGGTGTGGACCAAGTGGTGGTGGTGCCCTTTGACGCCCGGCTGGCCAGCCAGTCGCCCCAAGACTTCATCCAGCAGGTGCTGGTGAAGGGCCTGGGCGTGCGCTATGTGCTGGTGGGCGACGATTTCCGCTTTGGTGCCCAACGCGCAGGCGACTACGCCATGCTCGACGCTGCCGGGCAAAACTTGGGCTTTGACGTGGCCCGCATGAACAGCTACGAGGTGCGCGGCTTGCGCGTGTCCAGCTCGGCCGTGCGCGAGGCACTGGCCAAAGGCGACATGGCCGCGGTGCAGGCCCTGCTGGGTCGCCCCTACAGCATCAGTGGCCATGTGGTGCATGGACGCAAGCTGGGCCGCGAATTGGCCGCCACGGCCGAAGGCGCAGGCGACGGCTTTCGCACGCTGAATTTGCGTTTTTCGCACTGGAAACCCGCCGCCAGCGGCATCTTTGTGGTGCAGGTGCATGGCTTGGCCGAGCAGCCCTTGCGGGGCGTGGCCAATCTGGGCATCCGCCCCTCGCTGGACCCGAACGATGTGAACGGCGGGCGCGTGCTGCTGGAGACCCATGCCTTTGACTGGCCTGCCCAGCTGGGGGCCGAGGGGGGCTACGGTAAAATCATCCGGGTGGACTTGCTGCACAAATTACACGACGAGCTCAAATACGACGGTCTGGACGCCCTGACAAAGGGCATCGCCAAAGACTGCGACGACGCACAGGCGTGGTTTGCTTCGCGCCATGGTGAAACCAGCCGCCAAACCACCCGCGACCGAATTTGACGCTCCGGCCCGCGTTTGCCGCCTTCGACAGGCTCAGGGCAAACAACCTCCACGGCCCACCCCCTTTTGATCTCTCCGAACGGCCCGCCGCTCGGGCTGAGCTTGTCGAAGCCCTCTCGACTTGACGCACCATGACCGACAAAGACCAAAACCCCGACACCCGCATCAACATGATGGACACGCCGTTTCCCATGCGCGGCGACCTGCCCAAGCGCGAGCCGGGCTGGGTGAGCGAGTGGAACGATGGCGGTTTGTACAAAAAGCTGCGTGCTGCCCGCCAGGGTGCTCCGCTGTTTGTGCTGCACGATGGTCCGCCCTATGCCAACGGCAAACTGCACATCGGCCACGCACTCAACAAAGTGCTCAAAGACATGATCGTCAAGTCCAAGCAATTGGCGGGCTTTGACGCGCAATACATCCCCGGCTGGGACTGCCACGGCTTGCCGATCGAAAACGCGATTGAAAAACTGCACGGGCGCAACCTGAGCCGTGACGACATGCAGGCCAAGAGCCGTGCTTTTGCGACCGAGCAAATTGGTCAGCAGCGCGAAGACTTCAAGCGCCTGGGTGTGCTGGGCGACTGGGAGCGCCCCTACCGCACCATGGACTTCGCCAACGAGGCCGGTGAAATCCGCGCCTTCAAACGCGTGATCGAGCGCGGCTTTGTGTACCGGGGTCTGAAGCCCGTGTACTGGTGTTTTGACTGCGGCTCGTCTTTGGCCGAATTCGAGATCGAATACGCCGACAAAAAGAG is drawn from Limnohabitans sp. 63ED37-2 and contains these coding sequences:
- a CDS encoding HNH endonuclease, producing MKVLKLSAQGLPQSWITLEQAVTHYAADEVRWEAGQQVAVFHGGHNALTGQQSIITVNSIIGTQGVPRINPFDLVSGLTNPKLFVRDRNVCAYCGGHFHESVLTREHIVPVSQKGPDHWMNVVTACRSCNHRKSSRTPEQANMPLLYAPYVPSLWEDFILRNRRILSDQMAFLMAHVPKSSRLMA
- a CDS encoding bifunctional riboflavin kinase/FAD synthetase, producing the protein MKVFRGFHHPDLAPACALTIGNFDGVHRGHQAMLALLRSEAAHRGVPSCVMTFEPHPRDYFAKALNKPDLAPARIATLRDKLQELERCGVDQVVVVPFDARLASQSPQDFIQQVLVKGLGVRYVLVGDDFRFGAQRAGDYAMLDAAGQNLGFDVARMNSYEVRGLRVSSSAVREALAKGDMAAVQALLGRPYSISGHVVHGRKLGRELAATAEGAGDGFRTLNLRFSHWKPAASGIFVVQVHGLAEQPLRGVANLGIRPSLDPNDVNGGRVLLETHAFDWPAQLGAEGGYGKIIRVDLLHKLHDELKYDGLDALTKGIAKDCDDAQAWFASRHGETSRQTTRDRI